The following DNA comes from Microbacterium foliorum.
GAAGCGCATGTGGGTCGCCGTCAACGAGGGCAACCCCGGAGGACAGGTCGGCATCGCCGAGGCGCAGACTCCTGACGGCAAGCGGTTCCTGCAGCTGTTCTCGCACCCGCTCGAGGTGCTCGCGCTCGGTCGCGGCGACCGACCGCTGCCGTTCGAGCCCCTGCAGCTGGCGAAGATCCTGTCGAGCCACATCGACATGGCCGGTGTCATCATCGACCCGGCCGGGCCGAGCATCGTGGTCGAGCGCGATGCGCTCACCTCTGTGCTGATCCTGGCGATCGACATCGACGACTGACGGGCTTCCGCGCGTCGCACCCGCCCCCTAGGGTCGGAGCATGGCCTCAGAACGCGTGCCCCTGACCGTCATCGATCCTGATGGGGAGCGCGAGGTCGTGCTCTCCAGCCCGAACAGGGTGGTGTGGCCGAAGGACGGCATCACGAAGGCCGAGCTCGCGGAGTACTTCCAGCTCGTCAGCGCTCCGTTCCTCGAGGCGAACGGCAACCGTCCCGTCTCGCTCGAGCGCTTCCGTGACGGGCTCGGCAGTGACGGCTTCTTCTCGAAGAACCCGCCCAAGGGCACGCCCGACTACGTCGACGCGGTCACGGTGACTTACAACAGCGGGCGTCGCCATCCGCAGATCGTGCTCAACCGACCCAGCGCGATCGTCTGGGCGGCGCAGATGAACACGATCGTGTTCCACCCGTGGGCGTCGCTCGCCTCCGACCCCGACAACCCGGTCGAGTTGCGGATCGACCTCGATCCACAACCGGGAACCGGGTTCGCCGATGCCATTCCCGCCGCACACGCGCTGCGAGAGGTGCTCGGCGAGGTCGGGCTCGACGCGTTCGTGAAGACCAGTGGCAACCGCGGGCTGCACGTGTTCGCACCGATCGAGGCGACGCACGAGTTCCTCGACGTGCGGCACGCCGTGATAGCGGCCGGCCGAGAGCTGGAGCGACGGATGCCCGAGCGGGTCACGATGAGCTGGTGGAAGGAGGAACGAGGGGAGCGGGTCTTCATCGACTTCAACCAGGCCAACCGCGACCGCACGATGGCCGGTGCCTACAGCCCTCGGGCTCTCCCCGGCGCCACTGTCTCGACTCCGGTGCACTGGGACGAACTCGACGACCTCGACCCCGCCGGGTTCACGGTGCGCAGCATTCCGAAACGACTCGATGAGGTCGGAGATCCCTGGGCGGGCAAGCAAGACAAGCCCGGTCGCATCGACACGCTGCTGGAGTGGTGGCAGCGTGACCTCGGGGCGGGTCTGGGGGAGCTGTCGTTCCCGCCCGAGTTCCCGAAGATGCCGGGCGAGCCCCCGCGTGTGCAGCCGAGCAAAAAAGTCGAGGGCAACTGGGACGCGAACGGCGACCCGATCGACGGGTGAGCCTCAGCCGATGACGGCGGCCAGGTCGTATCCGGCCACCGTGTCGAGCTGGTCGTAGGTGCACGAGCGGGCATCCCGGTCGGGACGCCAGCGCTCGAACTGCACTGTGTGCCGGAATCGCGAGCCTTCGAGCTGGTCGTAGCGGACCTCGAGCACGAGCTCGGGTCGCAGACGCACGAACGACACGTCCTTCGATCCGCTGAAGCGCGAGCGCTCACCCTCTCCGGTGACGGCATCGCCCGCATCGTCGCGCTCCACCAGCGGGGCGAGCTCCTCGACGAGTTCCCTTCGGCGTGCATCGCTCCATGCGGCTACGCCGCCGACCTGCCGCAGCGTGCCATCGGCATCGTAGAGGCCGACGAGCAGCGACCCGACCCCCGATCCCGATTTGTGCACGCGGTATCCGAGCGCGACCACGTCGGCCGTGCGCGCGTGCTTAATCTTGACGAGGGTGCGCTTGCCCGGCGCGTACGGCTGATCGAGCGGCTTGGCGACCACCCCGTCGAGGCCCGCGCCCTCGAACTCGGCGAGCCAGCGCACTGCCGCGTCACGATCGCGGGTGGTGCGCGTGATGTGCAGGGGATGCTCGACCTCGGCCATCAGCGTCTCCAGGCGCTCGCGACGCTCGGCGAACGGAGTGCTCAACAGGTCTTCGTCGTCGACCGCCAGCAGGTCGAACGCGATGAACATCGCCGGTGTCTCTGCCGCCAGCCTGGTGACTCGTGAGGCTGCGGGGTGGATGCGCTGGCTCAGAGCCTCCCAGTCGAGCCGCTGCGCCCCCGCCGGCCCCGTGGCGACGACGATCTCGCCGTCGAGCAGGCACGGGCCAGGCAGCAGACGGGGGATCGCTTCGACGAGCTCGGGAAAGTACCTGGTCAGCGGCTTCGCCCCGCGGGAGCCGATCTCGACGCTGTCGCCATCCCAGGCGATCAGCCCACGGAATCCGTCCCACTTGGGCTCGAACAGCAGCCCGCCGGTGGACTTCGCGGGGTCAGGGACGGATGCTGCCGCCTTCGCCAGCATCGGGGAGGGGATCTCGTAGCGCATGGGTCCATCCTGGCGGCGGCGGCGCCGCGGCAGAAGGGCGACTTCGGGGCTGTCAGCCGAACAGGTCGTCGAGCGAGACGCGGGTGCCCGCATCCTTCAGCGCCG
Coding sequences within:
- a CDS encoding ATP-dependent DNA ligase, whose product is MRYEIPSPMLAKAAASVPDPAKSTGGLLFEPKWDGFRGLIAWDGDSVEIGSRGAKPLTRYFPELVEAIPRLLPGPCLLDGEIVVATGPAGAQRLDWEALSQRIHPAASRVTRLAAETPAMFIAFDLLAVDDEDLLSTPFAERRERLETLMAEVEHPLHITRTTRDRDAAVRWLAEFEGAGLDGVVAKPLDQPYAPGKRTLVKIKHARTADVVALGYRVHKSGSGVGSLLVGLYDADGTLRQVGGVAAWSDARRRELVEELAPLVERDDAGDAVTGEGERSRFSGSKDVSFVRLRPELVLEVRYDQLEGSRFRHTVQFERWRPDRDARSCTYDQLDTVAGYDLAAVIG
- the ligD gene encoding non-homologous end-joining DNA ligase; translation: MASERVPLTVIDPDGEREVVLSSPNRVVWPKDGITKAELAEYFQLVSAPFLEANGNRPVSLERFRDGLGSDGFFSKNPPKGTPDYVDAVTVTYNSGRRHPQIVLNRPSAIVWAAQMNTIVFHPWASLASDPDNPVELRIDLDPQPGTGFADAIPAAHALREVLGEVGLDAFVKTSGNRGLHVFAPIEATHEFLDVRHAVIAAGRELERRMPERVTMSWWKEERGERVFIDFNQANRDRTMAGAYSPRALPGATVSTPVHWDELDDLDPAGFTVRSIPKRLDEVGDPWAGKQDKPGRIDTLLEWWQRDLGAGLGELSFPPEFPKMPGEPPRVQPSKKVEGNWDANGDPIDG